The following is a genomic window from Sphingobacterium spiritivorum.
TATGGAAGTACAGTGACTTAACTTTAGGATGTAAAGCGAGCCATACTTATATTGAGAAGCACTATGATTTGCCAGATAAGGCAATTGCTAATATAGTACGGGCACTTTCTTATGAATGGAAATAAAACTGTAAATAGGCTGCGTCTGATCACGCCATTCACAGACAGGAAGGTGTTTTACATACAGTAAAAACATTAACAGTAACTCAATTTAAAACATAATAGTAACTAATGAAACAGGAAAAGGCTGGCAATTTTGAAGACCAGAAATTGAAAAGAATTAATAGCAATTATATTTCACATGAGATTCAGCATCTGATTCACTTTGAAAAGGGATTTCCTTTTACAATTAAAAATCTGTTATTAAGACCTGGGAAATCCATTAGAGAGTTTTTATTTGAGAATAGAGATAAATATGTAAAACCCGTATTGTTTTTGGTTGTTTCTTCTGTGGTATTTTTACTGTTAATGAGCTTTCTACATATACATTTGTCTTTTTTTAATATTGATACAATGGAAATATTAAAAGGAAAGATACGTTCAAAAGAAATCGGAGCATGGACAAATAAGAATATGGGTTATTCTCAACTGATCATGGGTATTTTTATTTCTTTATGGATTAAGGTATTTTATAGAAAATACAAATATAATATTTTCGAGATTTTAGTGCTCTTGTCTTTTGTCTTGGGTGAAGCATTATTGATTTTTGCATTTTTTATAATCGTTGCTAATATTGTTCAGAGTGAAAATGTGGCAGTTTTTGGAATTATTGTTTACTTTGTATATATTATATGGGCTATAGGCCAGTTTTTTGGAGAGAAAAAAGCAATTAATTATATCAAATCTTTTTTTGTTTATTTCCTTGGTAACGCCACTTATCTGGCAACATTAGTCAGCATCGCTTATTTGCTTAAATTTATATTGTAGTCACTGTAATAGTATACGTAAAGAGATAAAACCTCATTTTGTACCTGCGCAAGTATAATGTTTCCATAATCTATCTGAAATAGAAGAAAATAGTGATCCAGTTATTGGGATTAAACTCTTTCTTCTTAGATAAAGATTACAATTCTAATGTTTTGATCAGTTCTCGGGCAGCAGCACCCCCGGCACGGTTGGCTCCGATTGTAGAAGCAGAAGGACCGTATCCTACCAAATGAATCCGGGGTTCTTTCGCAACTCTGGTTGCCAGTCTTCCATCCATCAGGATTCCACCACCTTCCTCTCTTGGAACTACAGGGTTCAAATGTTCCAGTGATCCTTTAAAACCCGTATTCCAAAGAATGACATCTGCCTTTTGTTCTCTTCCGTCTTCCCATTTTACACCGGAAGCCGTTATTTCACTAAACATCGGAAAGCGATGTAGAATACCACGTTTTTCCATATTCCGGACAGCTTCAGAATAGGGCAGACCGGTTACAGATACTACAGATAGTGGTATTAATCCCTGCCTTACCCGCTCATCTACCATAGCCACAGCTTCATGTCCGGCAGCATCATCAAACGGTCCTTCTCTGAATACCGGGGGACGACGGGTAACCCATGTCGTAGTAGTAACTTTAGAGATCTCATCCAGTAGCTGGATGGCAGAAATACCACCACCAACAATAACAACATGTTTGTTGCGGAAATAATCCGCATTACGGAAGTCTTTGGTATGCAACTGCTCGCCTGTAAATGAACTTTGTCCCGGATATTCCGGGATGTAAGGATTTTCCCAGGTACCTGTAGCATTTATAATACCCAAGGCGGAGAAAAGCGTTTCACTTGTGTCTATGTAAAATCTATTTTCATATTTATATACATTTTCGACCTTCAAAGGGCGATATATCTGCAATCCGAATTTCTTTTCATAGGCATCAAAATAATGTGGAACAGCGACATTGGCTTGTACTTCCTTTTCATCTGTCTCCAGTGTTTCTTCAAAAGACATCCCCGGCAGATCATGAATTTTATTGACTGTACTCAATGTAAGCGAAGGCCATCTGAATTGCCATGCACCACCCGGATGAGGAGCTTCGTCCAGAATAATAAAATCCCGGCCGATTTCCAGACCCAGTTTTTTGAGATGATAAGCTGATGACAGGCCAGCCTGACCGGCACCTATAACAACAATTTTAGTTTTAAAGCGGAGGTTTTTTACCATACACGTCTCGGGATTACCGCCAACCAAGTCCCGGTGCTACATGTTCCAGAAAAGAAGAGAGTACATGTACATTATACTCTACTCCCAATGTATTAGGAATAGTCAGCAAGAGCGTGTCTGCCTCCTGTATAGCCTCATCCTGTGCCAGTTCACGAATCAGCTGATCCGGTTCTGCAGCATAACTTCTGCCAAAAATAGCACGTTTATCTGCTTCAATCATGCCGATTTTATCGTCTCTGTCAGCCTCATGTCCAAAATAATAACGATCCTGATCATTGACCAGTGTAAAGATAGACCGACTCACCGATACACGGGGTTCACGTGTATGTCCGGCTTCTTTCCAGGCCTCTTTATATAACCTGATCTGTTCTGCCTGCTGTACATGAAAAGGTTTTCCGCTTTCGTCGTATTTAAGGGTAGAGCTTTGAAGAAGCATCCCGTTTTGTGCTGCCCACACTGCTGTGGCATTCGATGCCGCACCCCACCAGATACGATCCCTTAAGCCTTCGGAATGAGGCTCCAGGCGTAACAGGCCTGGTGGATTGGGAAACATAGGATAGGGGTTGGGTTCGGCAAAACCTACACCCTGGAGTCTTTCCAGAAATTCAAGTGCTTTGCGTCTTCCCATGTCTGCATCTGTTTCACCTTCAGATAGTGAATAGCCGAAATATCGCCAGCCATCTATAACCTGCTCGGGAGAACCTCTGCTGATACCTAACTGTAATCGCCCACCCGATATCAGATCAGCCGCTCCGGCGTCTTCCACCATATACAACGGATTCTCATAGCGCATAT
Proteins encoded in this region:
- a CDS encoding DUF3667 domain-containing protein codes for the protein MKQEKAGNFEDQKLKRINSNYISHEIQHLIHFEKGFPFTIKNLLLRPGKSIREFLFENRDKYVKPVLFLVVSSVVFLLLMSFLHIHLSFFNIDTMEILKGKIRSKEIGAWTNKNMGYSQLIMGIFISLWIKVFYRKYKYNIFEILVLLSFVLGEALLIFAFFIIVANIVQSENVAVFGIIVYFVYIIWAIGQFFGEKKAINYIKSFFVYFLGNATYLATLVSIAYLLKFIL
- a CDS encoding NAD(P)-binding domain-containing protein, encoding MVKNLRFKTKIVVIGAGQAGLSSAYHLKKLGLEIGRDFIILDEAPHPGGAWQFRWPSLTLSTVNKIHDLPGMSFEETLETDEKEVQANVAVPHYFDAYEKKFGLQIYRPLKVENVYKYENRFYIDTSETLFSALGIINATGTWENPYIPEYPGQSSFTGEQLHTKDFRNADYFRNKHVVIVGGGISAIQLLDEISKVTTTTWVTRRPPVFREGPFDDAAGHEAVAMVDERVRQGLIPLSVVSVTGLPYSEAVRNMEKRGILHRFPMFSEITASGVKWEDGREQKADVILWNTGFKGSLEHLNPVVPREEGGGILMDGRLATRVAKEPRIHLVGYGPSASTIGANRAGGAAARELIKTLEL
- a CDS encoding LLM class flavin-dependent oxidoreductase, with the translated sequence MKKIGFLSFGHWANHPAYSTQTASDTLLQSIDLAVAAEELGIDGAYFRVHHFAKQLASPFPLLSAIGARTSKIEIGTGVIDMRYENPLYMVEDAGAADLISGGRLQLGISRGSPEQVIDGWRYFGYSLSEGETDADMGRRKALEFLERLQGVGFAEPNPYPMFPNPPGLLRLEPHSEGLRDRIWWGAASNATAVWAAQNGMLLQSSTLKYDESGKPFHVQQAEQIRLYKEAWKEAGHTREPRVSVSRSIFTLVNDQDRYYFGHEADRDDKIGMIEADKRAIFGRSYAAEPDQLIRELAQDEAIQEADTLLLTIPNTLGVEYNVHVLSSFLEHVAPGLGWR